One Rhododendron vialii isolate Sample 1 chromosome 2a, ASM3025357v1 genomic region harbors:
- the LOC131317095 gene encoding receptor-like protein kinase FERONIA, with protein MSRLSFVNIPFRNRDAFIHLSISVTVRILKFTFNYIILLLPRQQENQTFNSEVGLQAFFGSSHLSCLKREDFAESRLGPPERLVNGISGFCTGLSHGNKLPENKGKVSYIFPSPVPHPSHFFESEDGVDSGVIRPEESCRCFSLDEILISTNNFDEALVIGKGGFGKVYKGFIDDGAMIVAIKRLNAESKQGAGEFWTEVKMLSKLQHTNLVGLIGLCNERQEMILVYEYISQGTLASHLYRIGRPASGKRISPLTWEQRLDICIDAARGLNYLHSGTDRTFIHRDVKTTNILLDENWIAKISDFGLSKGTKSHLTTHISTKVKGTFGYFDPDYFITQRLTPKSDVYAFGVVLLEVLCGRPALDTSLEEEQISLVDWVQHCIEKKKLDELIDPSLDEQISPCCLKSFVGLVVNCLEKRPRSRPSMAEVLRSLQHALASQQKGRSYRIGYKVARVLSVTVKPLFHHLS; from the exons ATGAGTCGGTTATCTTTTGTAAATATTCCTTTCCGAAATCGTGATGCTTTTATTCATCTGTCTATTTCTGTTACGGTGAGAATCCTGAAGTTCACTTTTAACTACATTATTCTCTTGCTGCCAAGGCAACAAGAGAATCAAACTT TCAATTCAGAGGTTGGTCTTCAAGCATTCTTTGGCAGCAGTCATCTATCATGTCTG AAG AGAGAGGATTTCGCAGAGAGTCGACTTGGCCCACCAGAAAGGCTTGTCAATGGCATTTCTGGTTTTTGCACAGGTCTGAGTCACGGAAACAAGCTCCCCGAAAATAAGGGTAAGGTATCTTACATCTTTCCGTCACCTGTACCCCATCCGTCGCACTTTTTCGAGAGTGAGGACGGAGTTGATAGTGGTGTGATCAGACCGGAGGAATCTTGTCGATGCTTTTCGTTGGATGAGATACTCATATCCACTAACAACTTCGACGAGGCGTTAGTCATTGGGAAGGGAGGATTTGGTAAGGTATACAAAGGGTTCATTGACGATGGTGCTATGATTGTTGCCATAAAGCGGTTGAATGCCGAGTCCAAGCAAGGTGCGGGAGAGTTTTGGACAGAGGTCAAGATGCTTTCGAAACTCCAGCATACTAATCTCGTTGGGTTGATTGGCCTCTGCAATGAGCGTCAGGAGATGATCCTTGTTTACGAATATATATCTCAAGGGACCCTAGCTAGTCATCTCTATAGAATTGGTAGACCAGCGAGTGGTAAAAGGATTTCTCCTCTCACTTGGGAGCAAAGGCTCGACATATGTATTGATGCCGCACGCGGATTAAACTACCTTCATAGCGGTACCGATCGAACTTTCATACACCGGGATGTGAAAACCACAAATATTTTGCTAGACGAAAATTGGATAGCCAAGATTTCGGATTTTGGGTTGTCCAAGGGCACTAAAAGTCATTTAACAACCCATATAAGCACAAAAGTGAAAGGCACATTCGGGTATTTTGATCCAGATTATTTCATAACCCAGAGACTAACCCCAAAATCTGACGTGTATGCCTTTGGCGTAGTGTTATTGGAAGTGCTGTGCGGGAGGCCAGCTTTGGATACAAGTCTGGAGGAAGAACAAATCAGCTTAGTCGATTGGGTTCAACACTGCATCGAGAAGAAAAAGCTCGACGAACTCATTGATCCCTCTCTCGATGAGCAAATATCTCCGTGTTGTTTGAAGTCTTTCGTTGGGCTCGTTGTAAATTGTTTGGAAAAGAGACCAAGATCAAGGCCTTCGATGGCTGAAGTGTTGCGCAGCCTTCAGCACGCTTTAGCATCCCAACAAAAAGGAAGATCATACCGTATAGGTTATAAGGTTGCAAGGGTTTTAAGTGTTACCGTCAAACCACTTTTCCACCATctttcctaa
- the LOC131317096 gene encoding probable serine/threonine-protein kinase PIX13 gives MSSLDSRNFEEGQMSQPVSLVVNVSSGTYSSDGNNLSRNGTKVSNVLLSSNVVSAGALSKQLPFTNNQNPIDGGVIESEGTCRCFSLDEVLIATNNFDDASVIGKGGFGKVYKGFIDDGATMVAIKRLNAESKQGAGEFWMEVKILSTLRHANLVALIGYCNDCHEMILVYEYIARGALAGHLYKLNTTKSNTSISPLSWEQRLHICIGAARGLDHLHSGTSQSFIHRDVKSTNILIDENWVAKISDFGLSKGTTSHSITHISTQVKGTFGYIDPEYFITQRLTAKSDVYAFGVILLEVLCGRPAVDRELSEEQISLARFAQECIKEGKLARVIDPSLRGQIAPRCLKSFVLLANNCLQQSPKSRPTMAEALGSLELALVSQQRGRTEGLMTKTFQILMNRGNRSSSGQLKDLLSSSEDPEIHFKYIKAAAKAGQIEEVERVTRESNIYDPEKTKNFLMKAKLRDARPLINVCDRFGFVPELTHYLYSNNMLSHIEDYVEKVNPGNALLVVRQLLDDDCPEDFVKGLILSVRSLLIIEPLVEELEKRNWLQLLTEFLEHLALLSQHTGRYEGIRTKAFQTMDRWLKTGTQLYRHFSLGDIRDATKYFKKSFLVNLMLRSRGVRNLKLLGMRFIRRNCSSNPTYSLR, from the exons aTGTCATCTTTAGACAGCCGGAATTTTGAAGAAGGGCAAATGAGTCAACCAGTAAGCCTTGTCGTCAATGTTTCTAGTGGTACATATTCGAGTGACGGAAACAATCTTTCAAGAAATGGGACAAAGGTTTCCAACGTCTTACTCTCTTCGAACGTCGTTTCAGCCGGAGCCTTGTCCAAACAGCTGCCCTTTACAAACAATCAGAATCCAATAGATGGTGGTGTGATTGAGTCTGAGGGCACTTGTCGTTGCTTTTCACTGGATGAGGTACTAATAGCGACTAACAATTTTGATGACGCATCAGTTATTGGGAAAGGGGGATTCGGTAAGGTATATAAAGGGTTCATCGACGATGGTGCCACGATGGTTGCCATAAAGCGGTTGAATGCCGAGTCCAAGCAAGGTGCAGGAGAGTTTTGGATGGAGGTCAAGATACTTTCAACACTCCGGCATGCTAATCTTGTCGCGTTAATCGGCTACTGCAACGACTGTCATGAGATGATTCTTGTTTACGAATATATAGCTCGTGGGGCCCTTGCCGGTCATCTCTACAAGCTAAATACAACAAAAAGCAATACAAGTATATCTCCTCTCTCGTGGGAACAAAGACTCCACATTTGTATTGGTGCTGCCCGCGGATTAGACCACCTTCATAGTGGTACCAGCCAGAGTTTCATACATCGAGATGTGAAGAGCACAAACATTCTGATAGACGAGAATTGGGTAGCTAAGATTTCGGATTTTGGATTGTCGAAAGGCACTACAAGTCACTCAATAACCCATATAAGCACACAAGTGAAGGGCACATTTGGGTATATTGATCCTGAGTATTTCATTACTCAAAGACTGACAGCAAAATCTGATGTGTATGCATTTGGTGTGATATTGTTAGAAGTGTTATGCGGGAGGCCGGCCGTGGATAGAGAACTTAGCGAGGAGCAAATAAGTTTAGCCCGTTTTGCTCAAGAATGCATCAAAGAGGGAAAGCTTGCCAGAGTCATTGACCCCTCTCTCAGAGGACAAATAGCACCACGTTGTCTGAAGTCTTTTGTTCTACTTGCCAACAATTGTTTGCAACAAAGTCCCAAATCACGGCCCACAATGGCCGAAGCGTTGGGCAGCCTTGAACTCGCATTAGTATCCCAACAGAGAGGAAGAACAGAGGGATTAATGACCAAAACGTTTCAGATTTTGATGAACAGAGGGAATAGATCCTCAAGTGGACAATTAAAAGATTTGCTGAGCTCCAG TGAAGATCCTGAAATTCACTTTAAGTACATTAAGGCGGCTGCCAAGGCTGGACAAATCGAGGAGGTCGAACGAGTTACAAGAGAATCCAACATCTATGACCCTGAGAAGACAAAGAACTTCTTGATGAAAGCAAAGCTTCGCGATGCACGACCACTTATCAATGTATGCGATCGTTTTGGGTTTGTTCCAGAGCTGACCCACTACCTTTATTCGAACAACATGCTCAGCCACATTGAAGATTATGTTGAGAAG GTAAACCCAGGAAATGCTCTGTTAGTTGTAAGGCAACTGCTGGATGACGACTGCCCTGAAGATTTTGTTAAAGGCCTTATTCTATCTGTTCGTTCTCTACTTATAATTGAACCGCTGGTGGAGGAGTTGGAGAAAAG GAATTGGCTTCAGTTGCTTACCGAGTTCTTAGAGCATCTTGCATTGTTATCCCAACACACAGGAAGATATGAGGGAATAAGGACCAAGGCATTTCAGACGATGGACCGTTGGTTGAAAACTGGTACCCAGTTATACCGCCATTTCTCACTTGGTGACATTCGTGATGccacaaaatatttcaaaaagaGCTTTTTGGTAAATCTCATGTTGCGATCAAGAGGTGTAAGAAACTTAAAGCTGTTGGGGATGAGATTCATCCGAAGAAACTGCTCCTCCAACCCAACATACTCTCTCCGATAG
- the LOC131315721 gene encoding clathrin heavy chain 1-like gives MTKAFQSMMDTWLRERKNNSSSSGQSNVLLSPSEDTEIYFKYIKAAVKAGKIEEVERTTRESNFYDPEKTKNFLMKAKLCNARPIMNVCDRFGFVPDLTHHLYSNNMLSYIECYVQKV, from the exons ATGACCAAGGCGTTTCAGAGTATGATGGACACTTGGTTGAGGGAGAGGAAGAACAACAGTTCGTCAAGTGGACAATCAAATGTTTTGCTGAGCCCCAG TGAAGATACTGAAATTTACTTTAAGTACATTAAGGCTGCTGTCAAGGCTGGAAAAATTGAGGAGGTTGAACGCACGACAAGAGAATCCAACTTCTATGACCCTGAGAAGACAAAGAACTTCTTGATGAAAGCAAAGCTTTGCAATGCACGACCAATTATGAATGTATGCGATCGTTTTGGATTTGTTCCAGATCTGACCCACCACCTTTATTCAAACAATATGCTCAGCTACATTGAATGTTATGTTCAAAAGGTATGA